The genomic interval GGTTGTCCAGGATGCGCAGTCCGCTCACGTGGCGCACTCCCTTCCCAGGGGTATCCACAATCTTGCCTTCCTCATTGATGCCCGAGAACTGCAGCAGACCACCCAGGACAGAGTCCAAGAGGGACCCAAAAAGTCCAGCGATGCCACCGAAGACGATGATTGGCCATTGTGGTGGGCTAACCAAAAGCATTTTGGCCTCAACCGTGTAACGAACGGTGACAAAATAGCCAAAGCCGACGAGCAGACCACCGAGCAGGCTTACCGCGACGCCGAGCAACGAAACCCCACCATTGGTACCGCGCGGCACTCTCCGCCAGGTGATGATAGACACTGGATCGCGTTGCGACAGCACGGATCCTAGTTCACTGGACCAGGTGTCGCCATTGCAACAGGCAAACGCACTCATAACGGCCACACCCAGCCAGCTGGATCGGTATTCTCGGGAGAAGTCCACCGCCCGCTCGCCACTACCGCAGTCCAGCAGATAAAGCAATGCAAGCTGGGCGGCCATGCCTCCGTTGCAGAGTACCTGTATCCAGTTTCGTTGGCCTTCGCCCTCGCGAAAATCGCTCTCGAAGCGGCGTTTCATGTTCGCCCGGAACTTGGTGGCCCGCGACGAGCTGAAGAAGAACACCACCAGGCTGGCGAAGAACGGATGGCTGGCGATGGAGAGGATGAAGGCCACCAGAATGCCCAGCGCAGCTCCAGATCGGTTAACGCTCCTCCGGCGCAGAGCCACAGTCATCAAGGCCAATGGCGCCAATGTGGAGAAGAGCCAGCGCACCGGCGGAATCACCCGGGACTCTGTCGGATAACCTTTTGGCATTAGTTGACCCCAGGTAACGTTCGCATGGGAATCCATATCGCTCACCTTCAAAGTCACTGCTCCAGAACTTCGACAGCGCCACATTTCCCAGCCACATGAACAGCGAGATCGGCACGGACAGTCCGCAGAAGAGCACTGGCATCCAGTCACGCATCTTGACGTTTTATGGGAGCTGTTTATCGCCACTTTCTCCGGCGggtattgtttatttttgtgaGCCAGTGATGCCGTTGGCTAGTGTTTGAAAATACCAAATGTCAATGTGTCAAATGTATGGCAACCTGGCTATTAGTTCAACGAAGACTCAAACCATACCGTTTTTTTATTGAagataaaattttaaataaattattttaaaaataacttcgtttctattttaaaagttgtttattaattttattcatattcatttCATAAACTCAAGTGTGTTCTCAGTATTTAAAATCTTGTTTAGACATTTAAATGAAttcaaaatatgcaaataaagttaatttaaaacatgtttgttatgaaataaaatatttagaaaataaaattttctttcTATATAAAGCTCTAAAACTTATAGTACGGGTATGAGACATCGGAAGtcgttgaatatttaaaaatatattttaaacgaaaaagggtatttacagcaatcattttaattttaaattgcagAATAGAAGAAAATGCATTGTGATGGATTTACAATTGTTCAATTGCTTTTTATAAAATGCGTCATACAGCGTAGCGgatatataataatttaacaaCATAATTATCAAGGATCGCTATTAATTATGATTGGTACATTAGATTTAACTACGTTTAATTGTATTTTAGGGAGCTATAAAGAGTATATGCCCTCCAATCGCCGCACACGCTCATCGATCGATTCCAATAGTTTGCTGATCTCGTCCAGCCGCCCGGAACAGGAGCACAAGTCCGACCCAGATTCGATGGACACGTCCAGTACCTGCGGAATGTTCGGCTGGTTATGTGCGACAAAGGCTACTGATCGTGTTGGTTAAAAGAAGCGCGGGTTGGAGCTATGCTGATTGAAGTCCATGCTGTGACCGAGCAGCTTGTCCGGCTGAGTCGAGTGTTTACTGTCGAGCACCTGGAAGTTTTCCTCCGACAGCTGATAGGCCAGGGATTGGCGCGGATCAATGCGGATACTGAGATCATTGGACTTGGAACTGCCTACGCTCTGTTTGGAAGAGACGCCGCTGCTTTCGCAACCGGAGGAAGCCAGGGCAGACTTGGCTTCAAACTGCGAAGCATCATAGGTGTGTAGGTTCGACTTCCAGACCAGGAGCTGAAACCGAAATCAAGGAGTAAAACTATTTTCATACCTTCACAAAGAAACAGAAACTCACCTGGCGATCACTACCACCGGTAGCAAACTTGTCGCCATCGTGACTGAATGCCACCGCATTCACCGCATCAGTGTGGCCCGTCAAAGTGTAAATGGGCCTTCCCTCCAGCAGGTCTAGGATACGGATGGTGCGGTCGTCGCTGCCGGAGAGCAGAAAGTGTCCGCTAGGATGAAAGGCCACATCGTTGACCGGCGCCGAGTGCACCACGTAAAGCTGCAACAGCTGGCTGCCGGAAACGTCGAAGATTTTGATGCGGTTACAGCCGAGGGCGACGGCCAACATGTTGCCCCACGGATGCCAGGCCAGTTGCCGTGGAGCGGCTCGTTCCTCGGTGAAGGTGCGCACGCACTCACCGCTGTCCACATCGTAGATCCTCACCGACTTGTCATCGCTGGCGGTGGCCACCAGTTTGCCATTGGGACTGAACTTGGCGCTGCGCACCCAGTTGTTTTGCTGTGCAAACGAAGACACAAACGTCCGCCTGGCAACGCGCCATATCTTCGCCGACTTGTCATCGGAGGCGGTTAGCATCCAGTGACCGGTGGAGTCGAAGTCCACGCTGCGCACCGCCTTGCTGTGCGCCACAAACTCCCCGGAAACGCCGCGCAACTTCGGCTCCCAGATCTTCACGGTGCGGTCGTGTCCGGCGGAGGCCACCAGGTTGCCCTTTGGCGACCAGGCCACACCGTTCACCGCCGCCGAGTGCGACGCAAAGCGAATGCAGCGGGCCGCCTGGTTGAGGTTCCACAGGATCACCGTGGAGTCCGTGGACGAGGTGGCGATCTGGGCACCATCGGGACCAAAGCGCAGCTGTGTGATGCCGCCAGAGTGGCCGGTGAAGTGGCGCTCCAGTGCCGGATCCCTGAACAGTCCTTGCATCTTTGTTTTTTACGACTTGTGATGAgaattttcaacaaaacagTATTGCTTTGACGCTGAAGTTTAAATGAGAAAATTGCGTCTTCGATTTTTAGACGCGTTATTTGAAATGATCGGTCATCGGAATTCAAATCGCGTAGGCTCAGTGTAACCGTATTTCGATTACTGAGATATACCAAGTTGCCCGATAAATATACTGAATGACAGATGTTAAGGCGCCATCTATTGATGAAGGTACCTTGCAGTATTTTTACAGCGCATTTACATTAAATGGCGCCAAAGTTTTTacttatcaaaactatttaaataaacatatattaAACGTTAGAAATTTGAAGACCTAAGatttctttttaaaatattacaatttttaaaagtatttcTAAAATTAGATGGTTTGGCTTagtatttaaattattttaagatATGATTTGATATAAGAAGATTATGAACTGTATCCTAAactttaaaactttttttaaaGCAATACTATTCAATACTACTCATGATAGAGTAAAATCCAtagaaaaataatttaagtCTTGATTTTCGCGCCTGTCTGGTTTGTTCTGGTTTgtaaacaaaccaaaaatcaTGTTTAAATCTATGTCGACAAGTACCATTTTGAAACAGTGATTTGTGCAACAGGTTGCTGATGGGAACTCATCACTTCTAGGTGATCCTCAAACATATGTCAACCGAGGGGAACAGCAGATGTATTAGACCTGAGTGGTCCCTACCTGTGCTGTCATTATCCTTTCTCCTGACCGTCGAACTCTGGGCTAGTTCATTCAACTTCAACCTGCTGCCGTTCAGCAAACTTCTCTAATGATCCTCCGCTGGgttttggccaagttcaaTGGCTCCTTTCTGcagccactgctgctgctgctatcTCTATCGGCTAATTATGCGTTCGCCAGCATGTCGGGCAATGGACCCCGGCAGAGGTCTAAAAACTGACATCAAATTAAACAACGAAATGTGACAGGAGTGCAACTGTGAAAGTGCAACGGCCAAAGGAGCGGACTACAAACGAAACCACCGACCCAATCGAGAGCTGCGAACTGAGCTCGAACTTTGAGAAATTAGTGTGACAAGCACACGATTTCCACCTGTAGCATGCTACTCGTAACTCGTAACTGTTCTTTGCCAAAATGCAGTTAGGACCGATATCCACGTTGCAACCCCTGGCCATGTTTTTATTCCCGCAGATCGCATAGACAAAAGGTCGTTGTCGTTTGTCCCTTCCCTGAGGGGAGCCACTCCACTCCAATCGAACTCTGGCGAGGGTTCAACAAACTGCTTTTTATCAACAAACTGTTGCACTTTCAAATAAACTAAGCTAATGTGCCAGGGGGGAAAAGTCGCCAGAACCTCAAGACGAGCCAAAATCCTTGGCCAAATAATGAAGGAGGTGCCGGTATCTTCAAGTTCGAGTGCCAAATACTCTACTCCAGATGatattgctttattttttataggtTTATAAAATCATTAGATTACATATAAGTATTTAATTAACCTTTCTTGATCTTAATATATGCTCTTAAATTCTAAATCAGCTACCAATACTTTACAAAATGAGTActgatttttaaatatttttttggctTTACATATAcgaataattaaaatgtagtACTACATATCTTTAGGACATATACTTTGCTAAAACCTATTGAGCAATCATTTCTTTTGTAGAATATTTAACACATTAAATACATATGCCAACAATATTGCTGCAGTCTTTGCCAAATAGCACATGTAACCCTTTGGCAGAGTAATCTAAAAGCCGCTCGGCCAAAGTCCTGGATGCGTGGCATGTGGCTTGTGCCACAAACGAGCCGCAGGATCGAACTGGGCCTAAGAACCGGGATCGGAATCGGGATCGGGAATCGGTACTCGGGAAGAAGCCCGACCCCAGAGGCACCAATCAAGCAGCGGACCCTCGTGCCAGCTCTGCTCGAAGCCCTCGGTTTGGCTCGTGTCATCTGTTGAATTATAAAATATGGCAAGGAATTAATTTGGCCAGCCCCTGCTGTCCTGGCCGCCAGAATCtggcacagcagcagcagcagcagaaggacCAAAGCGGCAGCAGGATAACGATCCTCGCCGATCCGAATCATCTACCGCTATGCGCAGTGCTCTGTTTTGCTCTGCTCTGCTCTTATCTGCCGAGCACCTGTCGCCCTGAATCCGAGTATGAACTCAAAACCCAAACGCATACTCATACTCGAATTCGAATCCCGATGATctggaaaacaaaacgaaaggtGCGCTTAAATTCTTATAATGACTCGGCTGGCTCGCGTTTTCAACCTGCTGATCCTGTGATCCTCAGTTCCTCAGTTCCCTGGGTCCTCCTCATCCCTAAATGTTGCATCTTTGGCCGCAATTTGTTGGCCATTGTGTGTCTGCCTCCGTCGGCGACCGCCTCAAAATCTGTCTATAATCTGTGTCTTTTTCGGGTTCAGAGTCGAAAACACCTTGAGATCGATGTCTCCCGCCCCTGTCCCTTTGACTTTGCACCTTTACCGTCGAAATCCGTTCCCAATTTCGTGTTTAGATTTTGTCGTTTTAATTGCTGGGGCTTTACCTTTTGTTTGGGTATTGAATTAACCATTTTTGTTGTGGCCCTTGTGTTCGCAACCCTTTGTTAAGCCCAGCGGATTGGTCATTCTCCTTGCCTTCTTCTTGCCAATTAAGCTCTGCGAATAGATTTCACAATTCGCCGTGTCGACCAGGGGTTGATTTGCATATTTGACTTGGATTTGTCCTCTGCACTCAAATCGAAACAGCTTAAGATTTTCCAGGGGAAATGCGGGGTTGAAGACTAATCTGCAACCTGCAGACTTTAGTCGCTGACATGGCACTCTGTTGGCTTCCGATTTGGCCAGCGAACTTGGCCAGGCTGCAGCAGTATTCGTTCTGTTGGCCAAGTTTAGTTAGCTGGTCACTGGTCAATGAAATCTCTACCTGGGGTAAGGAAATTGAGTTCTATGGGTTTTAAGGACTAATAATGTTCTTTTCTTATCCAAATTAATCTTGAATGGTATTGGGCGACATTTAAATTACGAGCTTAAATAGGAGTACAATCGCGTAACTTTGTTAGCCAAGCTTATAAACTAACTATAACTTTTTATAAAGTTCCTTTAGCTAGGTGGCTTACTTAAGTGTCTGAAAATATTgaactttttcatttcttcTAGACTCCTAGATCTACACATCCTTCCCCTACTCAAACAAGAACTAATCAAAATATGACTACCGTAAAGGCATCAAAATGACTTTACGACTCAATggattttcaatatttttacgaCAGCATATGCAGCCGTCACCTGTCCTTGCGAGTCCATTAAAAACGGATAAAACCAATCCATAACACCCCGAATTCAGGATTTGATTCGTCTAACAATCAATTTCGAGCGCATACTCAGCCAGGTGACAATGCTCAATCAAACAAAAGTGAAGCAATCATAACTTATCAGCTTCAAAGGGAAAATCGTGTAAGGGACACAGTCGGAGACGAAGAACGAGCCGACGGCCTGTTGAAATTGGGTcacttttggccaggccaacaaGCCGACAAGTCGATCGTTGTAATATCGATCGAGCGTGACAGGTGCAGCGGCGCACTTACGACTGTTGTTGCACCTTCGCTTGTGGATTTTAAGCGACAGCTTGTGG from Drosophila mauritiana strain mau12 chromosome 3L, ASM438214v1, whole genome shotgun sequence carries:
- the LOC117140801 gene encoding transmembrane protein 19 isoform X2 yields the protein MRDWMPVLFCGLSVPISLFMWLGNVALSKFWSSDFEESRVIPPVRWLFSTLAPLALMTVALRRRSVNRSGAALGILVAFILSIASHPFFASLVVFFFSSSRATKFRANMKRRFESDFREGEGQRNWIQVLCNGGMAAQLALLYLLDCGSGERAVDFSREYRSSWLGVAVMSAFACCNGDTWSSELGSVLSQRDPVSIITWRRVPRGTNGGVSLLGVAVSLLGGLLVGFGYFVTVRYTVEAKMLLVSPPQWPIIVFGGIAGLFGSLLDSVLGGLLQFSGINEEGKIVDTPGKGVRHVSGLRILDNHSVNLISSIVTGVTIPLLAQRFWPVR
- the LOC117140801 gene encoding transmembrane protein 19 isoform X1 yields the protein MRDWMPVLFCGLSVPISLFMWLGNVALSKFWSSDFEGYPTESRVIPPVRWLFSTLAPLALMTVALRRRSVNRSGAALGILVAFILSIASHPFFASLVVFFFSSSRATKFRANMKRRFESDFREGEGQRNWIQVLCNGGMAAQLALLYLLDCGSGERAVDFSREYRSSWLGVAVMSAFACCNGDTWSSELGSVLSQRDPVSIITWRRVPRGTNGGVSLLGVAVSLLGGLLVGFGYFVTVRYTVEAKMLLVSPPQWPIIVFGGIAGLFGSLLDSVLGGLLQFSGINEEGKIVDTPGKGVRHVSGLRILDNHSVNLISSIVTGVTIPLLAQRFWPVR
- the LOC117141151 gene encoding POC1 centriolar protein homolog translates to MQGLFRDPALERHFTGHSGGITQLRFGPDGAQIATSSTDSTVILWNLNQAARCIRFASHSAAVNGVAWSPKGNLVASAGHDRTVKIWEPKLRGVSGEFVAHSKAVRSVDFDSTGHWMLTASDDKSAKIWRVARRTFVSSFAQQNNWVRSAKFSPNGKLVATASDDKSVRIYDVDSGECVRTFTEERAAPRQLAWHPWGNMLAVALGCNRIKIFDVSGSQLLQLYVVHSAPVNDVAFHPSGHFLLSGSDDRTIRILDLLEGRPIYTLTGHTDAVNAVAFSHDGDKFATGGSDRQLLVWKSNLHTYDASQFEAKSALASSGCESSGVSSKQSVGSSKSNDLSIRIDPRQSLAYQLSEENFQVLDSKHSTQPDKLLGHSMDFNQHSSNPRFF